A portion of the Pectobacterium brasiliense genome contains these proteins:
- the yhjD gene encoding inner membrane protein YhjD has translation MPAPADPERQSTSSTPEGDQSPQKPLSFLDKSKRLAARIQAIPSVAHLIRAGERFNDRMGNQFGAAITYFSFLSLIPILMVSFAAVGFVLASNPDLLTGLINRIVNSISDPNLANTLKSTVNTAVQQRTTVGITGLLIALYSGISWMGNLREAIRAQSRDVWERNPKDEEKIYFQYTRDFLSLTGLVIALIITLFLTSVAGTAQNMIVTALGLDGIEWLRPALTLIALSISIFANYLLFLWIFFVLPRHKPKRKALFRGTLIAAVGFEVIKFAMTVALPKLASSPSGAAFGSVIGLMAFFYFFARLTLFCAAWIATANYKGDTSTDKNEQEKAPPSDR, from the coding sequence ATGCCTGCACCGGCAGACCCGGAACGCCAGTCAACATCGTCAACCCCAGAAGGGGATCAATCACCACAGAAACCCCTCTCGTTTCTGGACAAGAGTAAGCGTCTGGCCGCACGCATTCAGGCGATCCCCAGCGTGGCGCACCTGATTCGCGCGGGCGAACGTTTTAACGATCGGATGGGCAACCAGTTTGGCGCGGCCATTACCTATTTTTCCTTTCTGTCGCTGATCCCGATTCTCATGGTGTCTTTTGCCGCCGTGGGTTTTGTGCTGGCCTCAAACCCTGACCTGCTGACGGGGCTGATTAACCGTATCGTCAACAGTATCAGCGATCCTAATCTGGCCAATACGCTGAAAAGTACCGTTAACACCGCCGTGCAGCAGCGTACTACCGTAGGGATTACCGGTTTGCTGATCGCGCTCTATTCTGGCATCAGTTGGATGGGAAACCTGCGTGAGGCGATTCGCGCCCAGTCGCGCGACGTGTGGGAACGGAACCCGAAAGATGAAGAGAAGATTTACTTTCAGTACACGCGGGATTTCCTGTCGCTGACCGGTCTGGTCATTGCACTTATCATTACGCTTTTCCTGACCTCCGTTGCTGGCACCGCGCAAAACATGATTGTGACCGCGCTGGGGCTGGATGGCATCGAGTGGCTGCGCCCCGCGTTGACGCTGATTGCCCTGTCGATCTCCATCTTCGCCAACTATCTGTTATTCCTGTGGATATTTTTCGTTTTACCGCGCCATAAACCCAAACGCAAAGCACTCTTTCGCGGCACGCTGATCGCCGCAGTGGGCTTTGAAGTGATCAAGTTCGCGATGACCGTCGCGCTGCCTAAACTGGCCAGCTCACCTTCCGGTGCCGCGTTCGGTTCGGTCATTGGTCTGATGGCGTTCTTCTATTTCTTTGCTCGTCTGACACTCTTCTGCGCCGCCTGGATCGCCACGGCGAACTACAAAGGCGACACCTCGACGGATAAGAATGAGCAAGAGAAAGCACCCCCTTCCGATCGCTAA
- a CDS encoding MFS transporter gives MPTPSPSEPALSGLRLNLRIVSIVAFNFASYLNIGLPLAVLPGYVHDHLGYSAFWAGLVISLQYFSTLLSRPHAGRSADEKGPKKIVVWGLAGVMLSGVFYLMAAFSDASPVITLLLLCLGRVVLGAGQSFAGTGATLWGVGVVGSRHIGRVISWNGIATYGAMAIGAPLGVWLNHIGGLKLLSVCIILIAAVAIVLALPRPAVQVAPGKKIPFREVLGKVWVYGIILAIASAGFGVIATFITLFYADRNWEGAALTLTIFSCAFVGARLVFPNSIQRFGGLRVAMACFVVEIVGLLLVWGATQPLMAEVGAFLAGAGFSLVFPALGVVAVKAVSPQNQGSALATYTIFLDLSLGIVGPVAGMLMAYTGIASIYLAAALLGLCGLALTWRLAQRITSV, from the coding sequence ATGCCAACACCTTCCCCATCCGAACCGGCGCTGAGCGGGCTGCGCCTTAATCTGCGTATCGTTTCGATTGTGGCGTTCAACTTCGCCAGCTATCTGAATATCGGCCTGCCGTTAGCGGTGCTGCCGGGGTATGTGCACGATCACCTTGGCTACAGTGCATTCTGGGCTGGGCTGGTGATCAGCCTGCAATACTTCTCCACGCTACTGAGCCGACCGCATGCGGGCCGCAGCGCCGACGAAAAAGGACCGAAAAAAATCGTCGTCTGGGGGCTGGCTGGCGTCATGCTGAGCGGGGTGTTTTACCTGATGGCTGCCTTTAGCGATGCCTCGCCTGTAATCACGCTGCTGTTGTTGTGTCTCGGGCGTGTCGTGCTGGGAGCCGGACAGAGCTTTGCCGGTACCGGTGCAACGCTCTGGGGCGTCGGTGTGGTCGGTTCTCGACACATTGGACGCGTGATTTCATGGAATGGTATTGCCACCTATGGCGCGATGGCGATCGGCGCACCGCTCGGCGTCTGGCTCAACCATATCGGTGGGCTAAAACTGCTTTCCGTATGCATTATCCTGATCGCAGCCGTGGCGATTGTCCTCGCACTGCCGCGTCCGGCGGTGCAGGTCGCGCCGGGGAAAAAGATTCCCTTCCGTGAAGTGCTGGGGAAAGTCTGGGTTTACGGCATTATTTTGGCGATCGCCTCTGCGGGTTTTGGTGTGATCGCCACCTTCATCACGCTGTTTTATGCTGACCGGAACTGGGAAGGCGCGGCGCTGACGCTGACCATTTTCAGCTGTGCCTTTGTCGGCGCACGATTGGTGTTTCCTAACAGTATTCAACGGTTTGGCGGACTGCGCGTGGCGATGGCGTGCTTCGTGGTTGAAATCGTCGGGTTGTTGCTGGTCTGGGGAGCAACGCAGCCGCTGATGGCGGAAGTCGGTGCGTTCCTCGCGGGGGCGGGCTTCTCTCTGGTGTTCCCGGCATTAGGTGTTGTCGCCGTTAAGGCCGTATCGCCGCAGAATCAGGGTAGCGCGCTGGCAACCTATACGATATTTCTTGATTTATCGCTGGGCATCGTCGGGCCAGTGGCGGGTATGCTGATGGCCTATACCGGTATCGCCTCTATTTATCTGGCGGCGGCGCTGCTAGGGCTATGCGGTCTGGCACTGACGTGGAGACTGGCTCAGCGAATCACCAGCGTGTAG
- a CDS encoding DcrB family lipoprotein: MSNVIKYLGVGLLVGLLAACDGKTDDAAKSGAQDKPAAEASAGQNIELMDGKVAFTLPADMRDQSGKVGTQANNMHVYANDNGQKAVIVILGDNTTEELTVLAQRLEDQQRTRDANLQVVTNKTIDVDGKKLQQLDSIITSSGQQAYSSVVLGKVENQLLTLQITLPASNQQQAQSEAEGIIHTLKLK, encoded by the coding sequence ATGTCGAATGTAATCAAATACCTCGGTGTCGGCTTGCTTGTCGGCCTGCTTGCTGCCTGTGATGGCAAAACGGATGACGCTGCAAAATCGGGCGCACAAGATAAACCTGCCGCAGAAGCCAGCGCAGGTCAGAATATCGAATTAATGGATGGCAAGGTGGCATTTACCCTGCCGGCTGATATGCGTGATCAAAGCGGTAAGGTCGGTACGCAAGCGAATAACATGCACGTTTACGCCAATGATAATGGGCAGAAAGCGGTCATCGTGATTCTGGGCGACAACACAACAGAAGAGTTGACCGTGCTGGCGCAGCGTCTGGAAGATCAACAGCGCACACGTGACGCCAACCTCCAGGTTGTCACCAACAAGACCATCGACGTTGACGGCAAGAAGCTGCAACAGCTCGACAGCATTATCACTAGCAGCGGACAACAGGCTTATTCCTCTGTCGTGCTGGGCAAAGTGGAAAACCAACTGCTGACCTTGCAGATCACGCTGCCAGCCAGCAATCAGCAACAGGCACAGAGCGAAGCAGAAGGCATCATCCACACCCTGAAGCTGAAGTAA
- a CDS encoding 7-cyano-7-deazaguanine/7-aminomethyl-7-deazaguanine transporter: MYRFTPQQRLTALIWLSLFHVLIITSSNYLVQLPVLIFGFHTTWGAFTFPFIFLATDLTVRVFGAPLARRIILTVMVPALVISYLVSSLFYQGSWQSFEALSQVNIVVARIACASFMAYVLGQILDVHVFNRLRQKRAWWVAPAVSTVFGNFSDTLAFFFIAFYRSTDAFMAANWVEIAMVDYAFKLLISLAFFLPMYGVMLNMVLKRLSEQKDPANYRSASSHH; encoded by the coding sequence ATGTATCGTTTTACTCCCCAGCAGCGGCTTACGGCGCTGATCTGGCTATCGTTGTTCCATGTCCTGATCATTACGTCGAGTAATTATCTGGTTCAGCTCCCAGTATTGATTTTCGGTTTTCATACCACCTGGGGCGCGTTTACCTTCCCGTTTATTTTTCTGGCAACTGACCTGACGGTACGGGTTTTCGGTGCGCCGCTGGCGCGTCGTATCATTCTGACCGTGATGGTGCCTGCTCTGGTCATTTCCTATCTGGTGTCGAGCCTGTTTTATCAGGGATCGTGGCAGTCGTTCGAGGCATTAAGTCAAGTGAATATCGTCGTGGCGCGCATCGCCTGCGCCAGCTTCATGGCTTATGTTCTCGGTCAGATTCTGGATGTTCACGTCTTCAACCGCCTGCGCCAGAAACGCGCGTGGTGGGTCGCACCGGCTGTGTCGACCGTGTTTGGTAATTTCAGCGATACGCTGGCCTTTTTCTTCATTGCATTTTACCGCAGCACTGATGCCTTCATGGCGGCAAATTGGGTTGAAATCGCGATGGTGGATTATGCCTTCAAGCTGCTGATCAGTCTGGCGTTCTTCCTGCCGATGTACGGTGTCATGCTGAACATGGTGCTCAAACGTCTGAGCGAACAGAAAGATCCAGCTAACTACCGTTCCGCCAGCAGCCATCATTAA
- the tusA gene encoding sulfurtransferase TusA codes for MTDPFTNPDKTLDAQGLRCPEPVMMVRKMVRQMETGQTLLIIADDPATTRDIPGFCVFMEHELLAQETEQLPYRYLLRKG; via the coding sequence ATGACCGATCCCTTTACCAACCCGGATAAAACCCTTGATGCCCAGGGGCTGCGATGCCCAGAGCCTGTAATGATGGTGCGTAAGATGGTACGCCAGATGGAAACCGGGCAAACGCTACTGATTATTGCCGACGATCCGGCCACCACCCGCGATATTCCCGGTTTTTGCGTGTTCATGGAGCATGAACTTCTGGCGCAGGAGACCGAACAGCTTCCCTATCGGTATCTGTTGCGCAAAGGGTAA
- a CDS encoding zinc/cadmium/mercury/lead-transporting ATPase, with amino-acid sequence MHSHQHHSTEKSACCNNGVHHAPRSAPSRTKSCCNEHTQHSNHADHSCCSTKHTSDAVVQSACGTDQSSSDSGGSADSDDPDGGDSDRPRSHQRFSWKISGMDCPSCARKIENAVKNLTGIEQAKVLFATEKLVVDANTDIRFQVQHAVQQAGFTLQDTALPLTPPDTSTVRRFVHEYGFLILFTLLAAASWGLSLLSERGGQIAFIATTLVGLIPILKKTVQLIRTGTPFAIETLMSVASIGALLIGATTEATVILLLFMLGEHLESYAANRARRGVTALMALLPEDATVVGNGQRRLVPVASLVPGDVIEVAPGGRLPADAELLNSDASFDESALTGESVPVERTPGEKIAAGSLCVDRVVQLRVVSQPGNSAIDRILQLIEEAEERRAPIERFLDKFSRYYTPAIMLLSLLVILVPPLLLAQPWQEWIYRGLTLLLIGCPCALVISTPAAITSGLAAATRRGALIKGGAALESLGSIKTIAFDKTGTLTEGKPQVTDVLPAAGVSATALLTRTAAVESGSHHPLAKAIVQHARSSSTFLPMAENRKALAGVGVEGTIGGKRIQVSAPTRVAPDLLDADWLQRVEALENEGKTVVVVQEDDSVLGVLALSDTLRHDAREALDALQQLGIRGVMLTGDNPRAAAAIAATLGIDYRASLLPADKVAAVSELSQQHPVAMVGDGINDAPAMKAATIGIAMGSGTDVALETADAALTHSRLTGLAAMISLSRATQRNIRQNITIALGLKAVFLVTSILGITGLWLAVLADSGATALVTANALRLLRKQD; translated from the coding sequence ATGCACTCTCATCAGCACCACAGCACTGAGAAATCAGCCTGCTGCAATAACGGCGTTCACCACGCGCCGCGCAGTGCGCCATCCCGTACTAAAAGCTGTTGCAACGAGCACACGCAGCATTCAAACCACGCCGACCACAGCTGCTGTTCAACCAAACACACATCTGACGCCGTAGTGCAGAGCGCGTGTGGCACAGATCAGTCGTCGTCAGACAGCGGCGGTAGCGCAGATTCAGACGACCCCGACGGCGGAGACAGCGATAGGCCCCGATCCCACCAGCGTTTCAGCTGGAAAATCAGCGGGATGGATTGTCCCAGCTGCGCACGTAAAATCGAAAATGCAGTAAAAAATCTCACCGGAATTGAACAGGCCAAAGTGCTGTTCGCCACCGAAAAATTGGTTGTTGATGCCAACACCGATATTCGATTTCAGGTTCAACATGCCGTTCAGCAAGCGGGCTTCACCTTGCAGGACACCGCACTCCCCCTCACTCCGCCCGACACCTCGACCGTACGTCGCTTCGTGCATGAATATGGTTTCTTAATACTTTTCACTCTGCTGGCTGCTGCAAGCTGGGGACTTTCCCTGCTAAGCGAGCGCGGCGGGCAGATCGCGTTTATCGCGACCACCCTTGTCGGGCTGATTCCGATACTGAAGAAAACGGTGCAGCTCATTCGCACGGGTACACCCTTCGCGATTGAAACGCTGATGAGCGTGGCCTCCATCGGGGCGCTCTTGATTGGTGCCACCACCGAAGCCACCGTCATCCTGCTGCTGTTTATGCTGGGCGAACATCTGGAATCTTACGCGGCAAACCGCGCACGGCGGGGCGTAACGGCGCTGATGGCGCTGCTTCCCGAAGATGCCACGGTCGTCGGCAACGGCCAGCGACGCCTCGTTCCCGTCGCCAGTCTGGTTCCCGGTGACGTGATTGAAGTCGCCCCCGGTGGGCGGCTCCCCGCCGATGCGGAGCTTTTGAACAGCGACGCCAGCTTTGATGAAAGCGCGCTGACCGGTGAATCGGTTCCCGTTGAACGTACGCCCGGTGAGAAAATTGCCGCAGGTAGCCTGTGCGTCGATCGGGTCGTGCAGTTGCGCGTGGTGTCACAGCCGGGCAACAGCGCGATCGATCGCATTCTGCAACTGATCGAAGAAGCGGAAGAGCGCCGTGCGCCGATAGAGCGCTTCCTCGATAAATTTAGCCGCTATTACACGCCAGCCATCATGCTGCTGTCGCTGCTGGTAATTCTGGTTCCGCCGTTGCTGCTGGCGCAGCCGTGGCAAGAGTGGATTTATCGCGGCCTGACGCTGTTGTTAATCGGCTGTCCGTGTGCGCTGGTGATCTCAACGCCTGCGGCAATTACGTCCGGGCTGGCCGCTGCAACGCGCCGTGGAGCGCTGATTAAAGGCGGCGCGGCGCTGGAATCGCTGGGCAGCATCAAGACTATCGCGTTCGATAAAACGGGCACGCTGACAGAAGGCAAGCCGCAGGTGACGGACGTATTGCCCGCCGCGGGCGTGAGCGCAACGGCGCTGCTGACGCGCACCGCCGCCGTGGAGTCCGGTTCGCACCATCCGCTTGCCAAAGCGATCGTCCAGCATGCGCGATCCAGCAGCACATTCCTGCCAATGGCGGAAAATCGCAAAGCGCTGGCAGGTGTCGGCGTGGAAGGTACGATTGGCGGCAAGCGAATTCAGGTCAGCGCGCCGACTCGCGTCGCGCCCGATCTGCTTGATGCCGACTGGTTACAGCGGGTTGAGGCGCTGGAAAACGAAGGAAAAACCGTCGTGGTGGTGCAAGAGGACGATAGCGTACTCGGCGTGCTGGCGTTGAGCGATACGCTACGCCACGATGCACGTGAAGCGCTGGATGCTTTGCAGCAGTTGGGGATTCGTGGCGTCATGCTTACGGGCGATAATCCCCGCGCGGCGGCGGCGATTGCGGCGACATTAGGGATCGATTACCGCGCCAGCCTGCTCCCCGCCGATAAGGTCGCGGCAGTCAGCGAATTGAGTCAGCAGCATCCCGTGGCGATGGTCGGCGACGGCATCAACGACGCACCGGCGATGAAAGCCGCAACGATCGGAATTGCAATGGGAAGCGGTACGGATGTGGCGTTGGAGACAGCCGATGCAGCCTTAACGCACAGCCGTCTGACCGGGCTGGCGGCGATGATTAGCCTGTCGCGGGCGACGCAGCGCAATATTCGCCAGAACATTACCATCGCACTGGGGCTGAAAGCGGTATTTCTGGTCACCAGTATTCTGGGCATTACCGGGCTGTGGCTCGCCGTACTGGCGGATTCCGGCGCAACCGCGCTGGTCACCGCTAACGCGCTGCGGCTCTTGAGAAAACAGGACTAA
- a CDS encoding lysoplasmalogenase has protein sequence MLWSFIAVLFSGWLYVDASYRGPTWQRWLFKPVTMLLLLALAWQTPLLGVPGYLIVLGLLATLVADTLLLLPTQRLLYAFGAYFLSHLLYTISFFTGQISLTFFWPLALTLVILAAILIAIIWGRLEAQRWPACAFIIMTTLMVWIAGERYFALGTNANFSLLTGTVLLFIAHAAWLIHHYRFPFRAHQAIVAAGYFGGHFLIVRSLYF, from the coding sequence ATGCTTTGGTCATTTATTGCTGTACTTTTTTCTGGCTGGTTGTATGTGGACGCCAGCTACCGTGGTCCAACGTGGCAACGTTGGTTATTCAAGCCAGTCACGATGCTACTGCTGCTGGCTCTGGCCTGGCAGACGCCGCTGCTTGGTGTACCGGGTTATCTGATTGTGTTGGGGCTGCTGGCAACGCTGGTCGCAGACACCCTGCTGTTGCTGCCGACTCAGCGCCTGCTTTACGCGTTTGGCGCTTATTTCCTCTCCCACCTGCTGTACACCATTAGCTTTTTTACCGGGCAGATTTCACTCACGTTCTTTTGGCCGCTGGCATTAACGCTCGTCATTCTGGCCGCGATCCTGATCGCGATTATCTGGGGACGATTAGAAGCACAGCGTTGGCCCGCCTGCGCATTCATCATCATGACGACGTTAATGGTCTGGATTGCTGGCGAGCGGTATTTTGCGCTGGGGACAAACGCGAATTTCTCCCTGCTGACGGGCACCGTACTGCTGTTTATCGCCCATGCGGCCTGGCTGATTCACCATTACCGTTTTCCATTCCGCGCCCATCAGGCGATTGTGGCAGCGGGCTATTTTGGCGGCCATTTCCTGATCGTTCGCTCCCTCTATTTCTGA
- a CDS encoding DUF1820 family protein yields the protein MSNESALYRIQFINNGKNYQLYVRELVQSSLFGFIEIADFVFDSQSTVLVDPSTEKLKTEFSGVSRSFIPLQAIIRIDAVTEKGSARISDLGDNVTAFPYLPGKKP from the coding sequence ATGAGTAATGAATCCGCGCTTTATCGTATTCAATTTATAAATAACGGTAAGAATTACCAGCTTTACGTGCGTGAGTTGGTACAGAGCAGCCTGTTCGGTTTTATTGAAATTGCCGACTTCGTGTTTGATAGCCAATCTACGGTGTTGGTTGACCCGTCAACCGAGAAACTAAAAACGGAATTCTCTGGCGTTAGCCGCAGTTTCATTCCTCTACAGGCGATCATTCGCATTGATGCCGTGACGGAAAAAGGCAGCGCCCGCATTTCTGATTTAGGCGACAACGTTACCGCGTTCCCTTATCTTCCTGGCAAGAAACCCTGA
- a CDS encoding DUF2500 domain-containing protein, with translation MGDFPWLLVFAVGAILLLAARQYRRQRYREAQNDAAPLRIVSAEVKHKREFPRTRRRAREHQVMVMEDMLYEATFRPIAGSGDITLRLESADYHQLDTGMQGSLQLKGTRFIRFVPQQR, from the coding sequence ATGGGTGATTTTCCCTGGCTATTGGTTTTCGCTGTTGGTGCAATTCTGCTGCTGGCAGCGCGACAATACCGACGCCAACGTTATCGGGAAGCGCAGAATGATGCGGCTCCGCTGCGTATTGTGAGCGCAGAGGTGAAACACAAACGCGAATTTCCCCGCACTCGTCGGCGTGCGCGTGAGCATCAGGTGATGGTCATGGAGGACATGCTTTATGAGGCAACATTTAGGCCGATTGCTGGCAGCGGGGATATTACATTGCGCCTCGAAAGCGCGGATTATCACCAGCTTGATACCGGTATGCAGGGATCGTTGCAGCTAAAGGGCACGCGTTTTATTCGCTTTGTGCCCCAGCAGAGGTAG
- a CDS encoding DUF1145 family protein has product MLINLGRLLMLGVWGFLLLNLIQPFPKPLNIFMTVAMVFMILMHGFQLLLLKSSQPKDSPALNRALQARIFLFGVFELLAWQKKQPKPPKL; this is encoded by the coding sequence ATTTTGATTAACCTTGGCAGGCTATTGATGCTGGGCGTGTGGGGATTTCTGCTGCTTAACCTGATTCAGCCATTTCCCAAGCCGTTGAATATTTTCATGACCGTGGCGATGGTGTTTATGATCCTGATGCATGGTTTTCAGCTGCTGCTGTTAAAATCCAGCCAGCCGAAGGACAGCCCCGCGCTGAACCGCGCGCTTCAGGCCCGTATTTTCCTTTTTGGCGTGTTTGAATTGCTGGCGTGGCAGAAAAAGCAGCCTAAGCCACCGAAGCTGTAA